One genomic segment of Brassica napus cultivar Da-Ae chromosome A3, Da-Ae, whole genome shotgun sequence includes these proteins:
- the LOC106439793 gene encoding nuclear pore complex protein NUP133-like isoform X1 codes for MFSPLTKRPKQSSRTPLHRAAPPDSPLTPAPHNRESANRDHFISDRPATGTPAPWAPRLSVLARVSPVNDANQLKPVFVGEFPQLVRDEQTRNNTHPGDVCVSGGMDRETCLSWFITGSKLFVWSHLTASPSRKCVALELPLANQESVSGDGKSWLVSVVSWDTSPGAAARSRSPIGIVMVNRKTRGVVFWSDIFSSQEASPVTSLGSFDETGVYSSPKVRKSSRQSNGIRGNRSGYSDLNALITTSVDATERICVAVACSSSGELWQFTCSPTGIKSNQIHLDVSSSSVSEGYPRSLVWRFSQGSARESCCKFFMLTDCDIHCFAIEPDLTVSEVWRHEIVGSDGDSGIKKDIASQKQIWPLDLQVDDQGKVITVLVATICMDRANSSSYTQYSLLTLQQKSETRFADGREERVLEKQAPVQVIIPKARVEDKDFLLSMKLRVGGRPKGSAMILSGDGTATVCYCHGNSTRLYKFDLPYDAGKVLDASVLSSTDEHECGAWTVLTEKAGVWAIPEKAVLLGGVQPPERSLSRKESSNERSRDETRSLYNIDRTARLDDSDLQNSEDKVNAKMGVFRQTARDEESEALLGQLFEDFLLSGRADGSLGKLSQSGAFDRDGETNVFARKSKSIVDTLAKHWTTTRGAEIVAMTVVSTQLLEKQQKHEKFLHFLAVSKCHEELCSKQRHSLQIILENGEKLAAMIQLRELQNLINQSRSGRFGSPHAVSEDQVSCALWDLIQFVGERARRNTVLLMDRDNAEVFYSKVSEIEEVFYCLNRQLEYIIRAEQPLGVQVQRACELSNACVTILRAALDYKNEHQMWYPPLEGLIPWHSQPVVCNGLWCIASFMRHLLTEGSRIDISAKSEIYMHLEVLTEVLLEACASSATAKLEREEEDKALLDEYWTRRDTIFDCLYEQAKELMEADFQNVNERAEMTDEDIFKNRCSDLLSIAKRHAGYKIMWRICYDLNDTGLLRNLMHEGVGPQGGFSYFVFQQLYDMKQFSKLLRLGEEFQDELLIFLKRHSDLLWLHQVFLHQFSSASETLHSLALAQDEESMTATNERTVSESEDVQPTFADRKRFLNLSKIAYVADKDADSKSIVKRIEADLKLLKLQEELTKALPSDEQTRNRLFRPEELIEICLSIQGRWTAIKAFEVFAWTSCSFREKHRSLLEECWRNAADQEDWDRLHQASANEGWSDKETLQNLKNTALFQASKRCYGPNRVNAFDGDFAQVLPLRRENPEDKTSSVEDLLMSHKDFAEAGKLMLTAIMLGCVEEEGIEAEDLSSPMA; via the exons ATGTTCTCTCCACTGACGAAGAGACCTAAGCAAAGCTCTCGCACTCCGCTCCACCGAGCCGCTCCGCCGGATTCTCCACTAACTCCGGCACCTCACAATCGCGAATCGGCTAACCGTGACCATTTCATCTCAGATCGTCCCGCCACCGGAACTCCTGCGCCCTGGGCTCCTCGTTTGTCTGTTCTCGCTAG AGTTTCTCCTGTGAATGATGCAAACCAATTAAAGCCTGTGTTCGTTGGAGAGTTTCCCCAATTGGTTAGAGATGAACAAACGAGGAATAATACTCATCCTG GTGATGTTTGTGTATCAGGTGGAATGGATAGAGAAACCTGCCTTTCTTGGTTTATCACTGGGAGTAAACTTTTTGTTTGGAGTCACTTGACAGCCTCACCATCGAGAAAATGCGTTGCTCTTGAACTTCCTTTGGCCAATCAAGAGTCTGTTAGTGGTGATGGTAAAAGCTGGTTGGTTAGTGTTGTCTCTTGGGATACTTCTCCTGGTGCAGCTGCTCGATCTCGTAGTCCTATTGGTATTGTGATGGTTAACAGAAAAACTCGAGGTGTTGTGTTCTGGTCGGACATTTTTTCTAGTCAGGAAGCTTCTCCTGTTACTAGTCTTGGATCTTTTGACGAGACTGGTGTGTATAGTTCTCCTAAGGTCAGGAAAAGCTCTCGACAAAGCAATGGGATAAGAGGCAATAGATCAGGATATAGTGATCTTAATGCTTTGATTACTACCTCGGTTGATGCAACGGAGCGCATTTGTGTTGCTGTCGCGTGCAGTTCCAGCGGTGAGCTGTGGCAGTTTACTTGTAGCCCTACAGGCATTAAAAGTAATCAAATACACTTGGACGTCAGCTCTTCCTCCGTGAGTGAAGGTTACCCGAGGTCTCTGGTCTGGCGGTTTTCGCAAGGATCGGCTAGAGAGTCTTGCTGTAAATTTTTCATGTTAACGGACTGTGACATACATTGTTTTGCAATTGAGCCTGATCTAACTGTTTCGGAAGTCTGGCGTCATGAGATTGTTGGCAGTGATGGCGATTCCGGTATCAAGAAAGATATAGCAAGTCAAAAGCAGATTTGGCCTCTAGATTTGCAGGTGGATGATCAGGGTAAAGTGATCACTGTTCTTGTTGCTACTATTTGCATGGACCGCGCCAACAGTTCAAGCTATACACAGTATTCGCTTTTAACCTTGCAACAAAAATCTGAGACGAGATTTGCAGATGGCAGAGAGGAGAGGGTTCTTGAGAAACAGGCTCCTGTCCAAGTCATTATTCCGAAAGCAAGAGTGGAGGATAAAGACTTCTTGCTCTCTATGAAACTCAGAGTTGGTGGTAGACCTAAAGGGTCAGCTATGATTCTTTCAGGTGATGGAACAGCCACAGTCTGCTACTGTCATGGTAACTCCACCCGGCTGTATAAGTTTGATTTACCTTATGATGCTGGCAAGGTCTTGGATGCTTCCGTTCTCTCCTCAACTGACGAACATGAATGTGGTGCATGGACTGTGCTAACTGAGAAAGCTGGAGTGTGGGCTATACCGGAGAAAGCTGTCCTACTTGGTGGAGTTCAACCTCCAGAGAGAAGTTTGTCTCGCAAAGAGAGCTCAAATGAGAGATCACGAGATGAGACAAGGAGCTTATATAATATTGATAGAACTGCTAGATTGGATGATTCGGATTTACAAAATAGTGAAGACAAAGTTAATGCTAAAATGGGAGTTTTTCGTCAAACAGCCCGTGATGAAGAGTCGGAAGCTTTGCTTGGTCAGCTCTTTGAGGATTTTCTGTTATCTGGGAGAGCTGATGGTTCCTTGGGGAAGCTTAGTCAATCAGGTGCATTTGATAGAGATGGAGAGACCAATGTTTTTGCTCGCAAAAGCAAATCTATAGTTGACACATTAGCTAAGCATTGGACAACAACTAGAGGGGCTGAGATTGTAGCTATGACTGTTGTATCTACACAATTGCTGGAGAAACAACAGAAACATGAGAAATTTCTACACTTTCTTGCCGTTTCCAAATGCCATGAGGAGTTGTGTTCTAAACAGA GGCATTCTTTGcaaataattttggaaaatgGTGAAAAACTTGCTGCAATGATTCAACTCCGGGAACTGCAAAACTTGATTAACCAGAGCCGCTCAGGCAGATTTGGCTCGCCGCATGCTGTCTCAGAGGACCAGGTTTCATGTGCCCTTTGGGATCTTATTCAGTTTGTAGGGGAGAGAGCCCGGAGAAATACAGTTCTGTTGATGGACAGAGATAATGCTGAAGTTTTCTACAGCAAGGTATCTGAAATTGAGGAAGTATTCTATTGCCTGAACAGGCAGCTAGAATACATAATCAGAGCTGAACAACCACTGGGAGTTCAAGTGCAGAGAGCCTGCGAACTCTCAAACGCATGTGTTACAATTCTTCGGGCTGCCTTGGATTACAAAAATGAGCATCAGATGTGGTATCCGCCACTTGAAGGTTTAATACCTTGGCACTCTCAGCCTGTCGTGTGTAATGGGCTGTGGTGCATTGCTTCCTTTATGCGTCATCTGTTAACTGAGGGATCTAGGATTGATATCTCTGCTAAATCCGAGATATACATGCATCTCGAAGTGCTTACTGAAGTTTTGCTAGAGGCTTGTGCTAGTTCTGCCACTGCTAAATTGGagcgagaagaagaagacaaagctTTGCTTGATGAGTACTGGACACGACGGGATACCATTTTCGACTGTCTTTATGAACAGGCCAAAGAGTTAATGGAAGCAGATTTCCAG AACGTCAATGAAAGAGCTGAAATGACAGATGAAGACATCTTCAAAAACCGTTGTTCAGATTTGCTTTCTATTGCAAAGCGACATGCAGGCTATAAAATTATGTGGAGGATATGCTATGATCTCAATGATACTGGTCTGCTCAGAAACTTAATG CACGAAGGTGTGGGACCACAAGGAGGCTTCAGTTACTTCGTGTTTCAGCAACTTTATGATATGAAACAGTTCTCTAAGCTTCTAAGGCTTGGGGAAGAATTCCAAGACGAGCTATTGATATTTCTGAAACGCCACTCTGATCTGCTGTGGCTTCATCAAGTGTTTCTTCATCAATTCTCATCTGCCTCTGAAACTCTTCACTCACTGGCTCTAGCACAAGATGAAGAGTCTATGACAGCTACTAATGAAAGAACGGTGTCAGAATCTGAAGATGTACAACCAACATTTGCAGACCGCAAGCGGTTCCTGAACCTTTCAAAGATAGCCTATGTGGCAG ATAAGGATGCTGATTCAAAATCGATTGTGAAGCGCATTGAAGCTGACCTCAAATTACTGAAGCTGCAG GAAGAATTAACAAAAGCTCTTCCAAGCGATGAACAAACCAGAAACCGACTGTTCCGACCAGAGGAGCTCATTGAAATTTGTTTAAGCATCCAGGGCCGATGGACAGCTATAAAGGCTTTCGAGGTGTTTGCATGGACGAGCTGTTCATTCCGTGAGAAGCACAGGAGTCTCTTGGAAGAATGCTGGAGAAACGCTGCGGATCAAGAAGACTGGGACAGGCTTCATCAAGCCTCTGCTAACGAAGGCTGGAGCGACAAGGAAACATTACAGAATCTAAAGAACACAGCGCTTTTCCAGGCTTCGAAGAGGTGTTACGGACCAAACCGAGTCAACGCGTTTGATGGGGACTTTGCACAAGTCCTTCCCCTGAGACGAGAGAACCCTGAGGATAAAACTTCTTCTGTAGAGGACTTGTTGATGAGCCACAAAGATTTCGCCGAGGCGGGTAAACTAATGCTAACTGCAATCATGCTGGGTTGTGTAGAAGAAGAAGGTATCGAAGCAGAAGATCTTTCATCTCCGATGGCGTAA
- the LOC106439793 gene encoding nuclear pore complex protein NUP133-like isoform X2: MFSPLTKRPKQSSRTPLHRAAPPDSPLTPAPHNRESANRDHFISDRPATGTPAPWAPRLSVLARVSPVNDANQLKPVFVGEFPQLVRDEQTRNNTHPGGMDRETCLSWFITGSKLFVWSHLTASPSRKCVALELPLANQESVSGDGKSWLVSVVSWDTSPGAAARSRSPIGIVMVNRKTRGVVFWSDIFSSQEASPVTSLGSFDETGVYSSPKVRKSSRQSNGIRGNRSGYSDLNALITTSVDATERICVAVACSSSGELWQFTCSPTGIKSNQIHLDVSSSSVSEGYPRSLVWRFSQGSARESCCKFFMLTDCDIHCFAIEPDLTVSEVWRHEIVGSDGDSGIKKDIASQKQIWPLDLQVDDQGKVITVLVATICMDRANSSSYTQYSLLTLQQKSETRFADGREERVLEKQAPVQVIIPKARVEDKDFLLSMKLRVGGRPKGSAMILSGDGTATVCYCHGNSTRLYKFDLPYDAGKVLDASVLSSTDEHECGAWTVLTEKAGVWAIPEKAVLLGGVQPPERSLSRKESSNERSRDETRSLYNIDRTARLDDSDLQNSEDKVNAKMGVFRQTARDEESEALLGQLFEDFLLSGRADGSLGKLSQSGAFDRDGETNVFARKSKSIVDTLAKHWTTTRGAEIVAMTVVSTQLLEKQQKHEKFLHFLAVSKCHEELCSKQRHSLQIILENGEKLAAMIQLRELQNLINQSRSGRFGSPHAVSEDQVSCALWDLIQFVGERARRNTVLLMDRDNAEVFYSKVSEIEEVFYCLNRQLEYIIRAEQPLGVQVQRACELSNACVTILRAALDYKNEHQMWYPPLEGLIPWHSQPVVCNGLWCIASFMRHLLTEGSRIDISAKSEIYMHLEVLTEVLLEACASSATAKLEREEEDKALLDEYWTRRDTIFDCLYEQAKELMEADFQNVNERAEMTDEDIFKNRCSDLLSIAKRHAGYKIMWRICYDLNDTGLLRNLMHEGVGPQGGFSYFVFQQLYDMKQFSKLLRLGEEFQDELLIFLKRHSDLLWLHQVFLHQFSSASETLHSLALAQDEESMTATNERTVSESEDVQPTFADRKRFLNLSKIAYVADKDADSKSIVKRIEADLKLLKLQEELTKALPSDEQTRNRLFRPEELIEICLSIQGRWTAIKAFEVFAWTSCSFREKHRSLLEECWRNAADQEDWDRLHQASANEGWSDKETLQNLKNTALFQASKRCYGPNRVNAFDGDFAQVLPLRRENPEDKTSSVEDLLMSHKDFAEAGKLMLTAIMLGCVEEEGIEAEDLSSPMA; the protein is encoded by the exons ATGTTCTCTCCACTGACGAAGAGACCTAAGCAAAGCTCTCGCACTCCGCTCCACCGAGCCGCTCCGCCGGATTCTCCACTAACTCCGGCACCTCACAATCGCGAATCGGCTAACCGTGACCATTTCATCTCAGATCGTCCCGCCACCGGAACTCCTGCGCCCTGGGCTCCTCGTTTGTCTGTTCTCGCTAG AGTTTCTCCTGTGAATGATGCAAACCAATTAAAGCCTGTGTTCGTTGGAGAGTTTCCCCAATTGGTTAGAGATGAACAAACGAGGAATAATACTCATCCTG GTGGAATGGATAGAGAAACCTGCCTTTCTTGGTTTATCACTGGGAGTAAACTTTTTGTTTGGAGTCACTTGACAGCCTCACCATCGAGAAAATGCGTTGCTCTTGAACTTCCTTTGGCCAATCAAGAGTCTGTTAGTGGTGATGGTAAAAGCTGGTTGGTTAGTGTTGTCTCTTGGGATACTTCTCCTGGTGCAGCTGCTCGATCTCGTAGTCCTATTGGTATTGTGATGGTTAACAGAAAAACTCGAGGTGTTGTGTTCTGGTCGGACATTTTTTCTAGTCAGGAAGCTTCTCCTGTTACTAGTCTTGGATCTTTTGACGAGACTGGTGTGTATAGTTCTCCTAAGGTCAGGAAAAGCTCTCGACAAAGCAATGGGATAAGAGGCAATAGATCAGGATATAGTGATCTTAATGCTTTGATTACTACCTCGGTTGATGCAACGGAGCGCATTTGTGTTGCTGTCGCGTGCAGTTCCAGCGGTGAGCTGTGGCAGTTTACTTGTAGCCCTACAGGCATTAAAAGTAATCAAATACACTTGGACGTCAGCTCTTCCTCCGTGAGTGAAGGTTACCCGAGGTCTCTGGTCTGGCGGTTTTCGCAAGGATCGGCTAGAGAGTCTTGCTGTAAATTTTTCATGTTAACGGACTGTGACATACATTGTTTTGCAATTGAGCCTGATCTAACTGTTTCGGAAGTCTGGCGTCATGAGATTGTTGGCAGTGATGGCGATTCCGGTATCAAGAAAGATATAGCAAGTCAAAAGCAGATTTGGCCTCTAGATTTGCAGGTGGATGATCAGGGTAAAGTGATCACTGTTCTTGTTGCTACTATTTGCATGGACCGCGCCAACAGTTCAAGCTATACACAGTATTCGCTTTTAACCTTGCAACAAAAATCTGAGACGAGATTTGCAGATGGCAGAGAGGAGAGGGTTCTTGAGAAACAGGCTCCTGTCCAAGTCATTATTCCGAAAGCAAGAGTGGAGGATAAAGACTTCTTGCTCTCTATGAAACTCAGAGTTGGTGGTAGACCTAAAGGGTCAGCTATGATTCTTTCAGGTGATGGAACAGCCACAGTCTGCTACTGTCATGGTAACTCCACCCGGCTGTATAAGTTTGATTTACCTTATGATGCTGGCAAGGTCTTGGATGCTTCCGTTCTCTCCTCAACTGACGAACATGAATGTGGTGCATGGACTGTGCTAACTGAGAAAGCTGGAGTGTGGGCTATACCGGAGAAAGCTGTCCTACTTGGTGGAGTTCAACCTCCAGAGAGAAGTTTGTCTCGCAAAGAGAGCTCAAATGAGAGATCACGAGATGAGACAAGGAGCTTATATAATATTGATAGAACTGCTAGATTGGATGATTCGGATTTACAAAATAGTGAAGACAAAGTTAATGCTAAAATGGGAGTTTTTCGTCAAACAGCCCGTGATGAAGAGTCGGAAGCTTTGCTTGGTCAGCTCTTTGAGGATTTTCTGTTATCTGGGAGAGCTGATGGTTCCTTGGGGAAGCTTAGTCAATCAGGTGCATTTGATAGAGATGGAGAGACCAATGTTTTTGCTCGCAAAAGCAAATCTATAGTTGACACATTAGCTAAGCATTGGACAACAACTAGAGGGGCTGAGATTGTAGCTATGACTGTTGTATCTACACAATTGCTGGAGAAACAACAGAAACATGAGAAATTTCTACACTTTCTTGCCGTTTCCAAATGCCATGAGGAGTTGTGTTCTAAACAGA GGCATTCTTTGcaaataattttggaaaatgGTGAAAAACTTGCTGCAATGATTCAACTCCGGGAACTGCAAAACTTGATTAACCAGAGCCGCTCAGGCAGATTTGGCTCGCCGCATGCTGTCTCAGAGGACCAGGTTTCATGTGCCCTTTGGGATCTTATTCAGTTTGTAGGGGAGAGAGCCCGGAGAAATACAGTTCTGTTGATGGACAGAGATAATGCTGAAGTTTTCTACAGCAAGGTATCTGAAATTGAGGAAGTATTCTATTGCCTGAACAGGCAGCTAGAATACATAATCAGAGCTGAACAACCACTGGGAGTTCAAGTGCAGAGAGCCTGCGAACTCTCAAACGCATGTGTTACAATTCTTCGGGCTGCCTTGGATTACAAAAATGAGCATCAGATGTGGTATCCGCCACTTGAAGGTTTAATACCTTGGCACTCTCAGCCTGTCGTGTGTAATGGGCTGTGGTGCATTGCTTCCTTTATGCGTCATCTGTTAACTGAGGGATCTAGGATTGATATCTCTGCTAAATCCGAGATATACATGCATCTCGAAGTGCTTACTGAAGTTTTGCTAGAGGCTTGTGCTAGTTCTGCCACTGCTAAATTGGagcgagaagaagaagacaaagctTTGCTTGATGAGTACTGGACACGACGGGATACCATTTTCGACTGTCTTTATGAACAGGCCAAAGAGTTAATGGAAGCAGATTTCCAG AACGTCAATGAAAGAGCTGAAATGACAGATGAAGACATCTTCAAAAACCGTTGTTCAGATTTGCTTTCTATTGCAAAGCGACATGCAGGCTATAAAATTATGTGGAGGATATGCTATGATCTCAATGATACTGGTCTGCTCAGAAACTTAATG CACGAAGGTGTGGGACCACAAGGAGGCTTCAGTTACTTCGTGTTTCAGCAACTTTATGATATGAAACAGTTCTCTAAGCTTCTAAGGCTTGGGGAAGAATTCCAAGACGAGCTATTGATATTTCTGAAACGCCACTCTGATCTGCTGTGGCTTCATCAAGTGTTTCTTCATCAATTCTCATCTGCCTCTGAAACTCTTCACTCACTGGCTCTAGCACAAGATGAAGAGTCTATGACAGCTACTAATGAAAGAACGGTGTCAGAATCTGAAGATGTACAACCAACATTTGCAGACCGCAAGCGGTTCCTGAACCTTTCAAAGATAGCCTATGTGGCAG ATAAGGATGCTGATTCAAAATCGATTGTGAAGCGCATTGAAGCTGACCTCAAATTACTGAAGCTGCAG GAAGAATTAACAAAAGCTCTTCCAAGCGATGAACAAACCAGAAACCGACTGTTCCGACCAGAGGAGCTCATTGAAATTTGTTTAAGCATCCAGGGCCGATGGACAGCTATAAAGGCTTTCGAGGTGTTTGCATGGACGAGCTGTTCATTCCGTGAGAAGCACAGGAGTCTCTTGGAAGAATGCTGGAGAAACGCTGCGGATCAAGAAGACTGGGACAGGCTTCATCAAGCCTCTGCTAACGAAGGCTGGAGCGACAAGGAAACATTACAGAATCTAAAGAACACAGCGCTTTTCCAGGCTTCGAAGAGGTGTTACGGACCAAACCGAGTCAACGCGTTTGATGGGGACTTTGCACAAGTCCTTCCCCTGAGACGAGAGAACCCTGAGGATAAAACTTCTTCTGTAGAGGACTTGTTGATGAGCCACAAAGATTTCGCCGAGGCGGGTAAACTAATGCTAACTGCAATCATGCTGGGTTGTGTAGAAGAAGAAGGTATCGAAGCAGAAGATCTTTCATCTCCGATGGCGTAA